The genome window GCAGGGGCATCGAGGAGCCTCCAGTTTGCACCAAAGGCTGTCGAGTCTGGCGCTGTAGTTATTGATAACTCAAGTGCCTTCAGGATGAATCCAGAGGTGCCCCTCGTCGTTCCTGAGGTTAACCCTCCTGCAATAGCAAGGCATAAAGGGATAATTGCAAATCCAAACTGCTCTACGATTCAGATGGTTGTAGTGCTTAAACCCCTGCACGATGCTGTCAGAATAAAGAGGATAGTCGTCACAACATTCCAGTCTGTCTCAGGAACAGGGAAAAGGGCTATGGATGAACTACTTCAACAGACAACAGATATATTAAACTTTAAAGAGATAAAGTGTAATGTCTATCCTTATCAAATAGCATTCAACTGCCTTCCTCATATAGATGCATTTCTTGAAAATGGCTATACAAAAGAAGAAATGAAGATGGTGAATGAGACAAGAAAGATTATGGAGGACGACTCCATCAGGATTACCGCCACGACTGTAAGGGTGCCTGTCTTCATGGGTCATTCAGAGTCTGTTAATATCGAGACAGAAAAAAAGTTACATCCAAATGAGGCAAGGGCTATACTTTCGACTGCTCCTGGCGTTATAGTCTTTGATGACCCATCAAGAAATATCTATCCTCTTGCAATCGATGTAGCCGGTAAAGATGATGTGTATGTTGGCAGGATAAGAAAAGACGAATCAGTCTCCAATGGACTTAATATGTGGATTGTGGGTGACAATCTCAGGAAGGGTGCTGCGCTTAATGCCATTCAGATAGCAGAACACCTGATATGATTTCCTATGAGGTAATTCAGAAGATTCTAAAGAGGGCCCTGCGACAGGGCGGTGATTATGCCGAGATATTTGTTGAACATACACGACCTACAGGTATAATTCTTGAAGACAATAAAATAGAGAAGGTCATATCAGGTATAGATATAGGGGCAGGGATAAGGATAATATTTAACGGAAAAACAGCATATGCATACACAAATGAACTATCAGAGAGAGCACTCATAGAACTTGCAGAAACAGCAAGTAATGTAGTCAAACAGACAGAAAAAGATACAACCATAAATCTCATCAGGAGAAATCCATCTGTTGACTTTACAATTAAAAGACATCCACAATCAGTTGGTATCTCTGAAAAGGTTAGTGTTGTATCAAAGGCAAATACCCTGAGCAGAAAATATGATAACAGGATAAGGCAGGTTACAGTCTCATATAGAGATGTTATTCAAAAGGTGCAGATAGGTAACTCTGAGGGATTGATGGCGGAGGATGAAAGAATCCATACACTCTTTTTTATTAATGTAATTGCTTCTGATGGCGATATCATCCAGACAGGATATGAACCTGTGGGTGGCCTTATTGGTTTTGAGATATTCAATGAACATCCACCTGAGGTCGTAGCAGAAAAGGCATCGAAGAGAGCTGTAATGATGCTTTCAGCAAAGAGAGCTCATGGTGGAAAGATGCCTGTGGTTATATCCGCTGAGGCAGGTGGAACTATGATTCACGAGGCAATAGGACACGGACTCGAGGCTGACCTTGCACAGCAAGGGTTATCTGTCTTTTCAGGCAAGATAGGGAAACAGGTTGCATCAAAAATAATTACCGTCGTTGATGATGCTACTTTACCTAATAAAAGAGGCTCATTCAGATTTGATGATGAAGGGGTAGAGGCACAGAGAACGGTACTGGTTGAAAATGGAATACTTAAGGGTTATATGTATGATAGGCTTTCAGCGATGAAGGACGGTGTTAGACCAACAGGGAATGGACGCAGAGAATCATATAAACACAAACCCATACCGAGGATGACCAATACATTCATTGCACTGGGAACATCAAATCCTGTTGATATAATTAAATCCATTGATAAAGGGCTTTTTGTAAAGAAGATGGGAGGAGGACAGGTCAATACCGTAAATGGTGATTTTGTCTTTGAAGTAAATGAGAGTTATTTAATAGAGTATGGACAGATAGGAGAGCCTGTCAGAGGAGCAACATTAACAGGAAACGGGCCTGAGATACTAAATCAGATAGATATGGTGGGGAATGACCTCGGTTTTTCTATAGGGACATGCGGAAAAGATGGACAGGGCGTTCCTGTTAGCGATGCCATGCCAACAATAAGGATACCAAGGATGGTTGTCGGAGGAGAGGTGTAGTAAGTTTTGCGTAATCCTGATTTAAAGAATTGGTAGATATCGTTCTATCTCATAAGGGTGAATTCTTATTCGGTAGTCATCCCACTCTACTTTTTTGCTGATTATAAGCTGTTCAAAGATATGGTCGCCGAGGGTTTCCCTTAGAAGTTCACTCTTTTCTGCATATTCTATAGCCTCAATGAGACTTCCAGGTAAACAGTCAATGTTATATTTTTTCCTTTCTTCATCAGAAAGGTGATAAACATCCATCTCTATAGGCTCCGGAAGCTCATAGCCTTTCTCTATACCTCTAATTCCTGCCTGAAGCATACAGGCAAAGGTAAGATAGGGATTACAGGCAGGGTCTGGTGAACGGAGCTCTATGCGTGTTGCCTTCTCTTTGCCTGGTTTATAAAGGGGAACCCTCACGAGGGTAGACCTGTTTCGTCTTGCCCAGCAGATATAGACAGGGGCTTCATATCCGGGTACAAGCCTTTTATAAGAATTGACCCATTGATTGAGAACAAGTGTTATCTCTTTTATATGGGTAAGTTGGCCTGCAATGTATTTCTTCGCAATATCCGAGAGAAAATATTGATCCTTTGGGTCAAAGAAGGCATTCCTGTCACCTTCAAAAAGGGACTGATGGGTATGCATGCCACTTCCGTTCTGACCGAATATGGGTTTTGGCATGAATGTGGCATAGAGATTATACCTTTTGGCAATCTCCTTCACAGCTACCCTGTGAGTTATTACTATATCAGCCATTGTCAATGCATCTTCATATCTTAAATCTATCTCATGCTGTGAATGGGCTACCTCATGATGGGAATATTCAACCTTTATACCCATGGATTCGAGTGCGAGAATGGTATCACGACGGAGGTCCTCCGCAGCATCCATGGGATAATCAAAATAACCACCTTCATCGAGTGTCTCTGGACCCTTGTCAGATTTAAAATAGAAGTATTCGAGCTCAGGGCCTAGATAAAACGTAAATCCCTTCTGTCTTGCCTTCTCAAGGTTCAACTTAAGGATATATCGAGGGTCTCCTTTGTACGGGGAGCCATCCGGTTCATAGATATCACAGAACATCCTCGCAACAGCCTTCTCCTTTGGCCTCCATGGAAGTATGGCGAAGGTGGTTGGATCCGGCCTTGCGATCATGTCGCTTTCATCAATCCTCGCAAAACCCTTGATGGATGAGCCATCAAATCCCATACCTTCATCAAAGGCATATTCGAGTTCCTCAACCGGAATCGCAAAACTTTTGAGCTGGCCATGGATATCAGTAAACCAGAGCCTGACAAACTTCACATCATTTTTCTTTATCAGCTCCATCACATCCTTTTTGTCTCTTGGTTTTTCCATCACTTAAATCCTCCTTAGAAAATCAAAAATTAAAATGCAAAATGTAAAATTAAGGAATTTTATTTAAATTTAAAAAAATCTTCCATAATTTTGATTTTTACTCTTTAATTTTTAAGTTTACAATAATATCACCCCCTTCGGAAAAAAACCTTATAAAAATTCATTGCCCTACCTATATATTCCTCATATATCTTTTCTGTTTCTTCTATTATGCGGTCTATCTCAGGACTGTTCTTAAACCATTCAAGGAGCATATCCCTTGTAACTTCTATATGGAACTGAAATCCATAGACATTATCTCTGTATCTGAATGCCTGATTTTTATATAGCTCAGACCTTGCTAACAATACAGCATCCAGTGGAATGTCAAAGGTATCACTATGCCAGTGGAAGACCTTAAACCTCCTCCAGAAATCTCTGACCATGGGGTGAATCGCAATCTTCCTCATAGGGAGATCTTTTAAACCATCTCCTGTAATCTCTATATCGTACCATCCTATCTCTTTTTCTGGCCCTGGATAAACCTCTGCACCGAGGCAATAAGCAATCATCTGGGCACCGAGACAGATGCCAAGGATTTTCATATTTCTGTTAATCGCTTCTCTGATTATACGTGACTCTACCATGAGATGGGGATATCTATCCATCTCGTATACACCCATAGGCCCACCCATAACTATGAGGGTATCAAATCCTTTTAAAGGAGGTGGTATCTCTCCGGAACCGAGTTCTATGATACTAAAAGGAATACCCTGTTCTCTCAGGAAATCCTCTATCGTTCCCGGGCCTTCTGTAATTATATTTTTAATTATTAAGACTGACAACCTTTTATTTTCCTTCTATTCTTCAGTACAACGCTTAATTTTATTGACATGTTTTTAAAGATTATTTTATCATAACGGTTACTATTTACCAATAAAAAGAGGTATAATATATGGCAGTAGGAGATACGAGAAGTAGTAACTTTTTTGATTTTATAGTTGATAGAGACACAGAGCGCTGTATTGAATGCCTTGTATGCATCCAGCAGTGTCCTTATGATGCAAATATCCATA of Nitrospirota bacterium contains these proteins:
- a CDS encoding aspartate-semialdehyde dehydrogenase, translating into MLKRKEKYVVAVAGATGAVGNEMIEILEERKFPVERLVPLASEKSEGKKVEFMGSDVTVEVLTEESFKGIDIALFSAGASRSLQFAPKAVESGAVVIDNSSAFRMNPEVPLVVPEVNPPAIARHKGIIANPNCSTIQMVVVLKPLHDAVRIKRIVVTTFQSVSGTGKRAMDELLQQTTDILNFKEIKCNVYPYQIAFNCLPHIDAFLENGYTKEEMKMVNETRKIMEDDSIRITATTVRVPVFMGHSESVNIETEKKLHPNEARAILSTAPGVIVFDDPSRNIYPLAIDVAGKDDVYVGRIRKDESVSNGLNMWIVGDNLRKGAALNAIQIAEHLI
- a CDS encoding TldD/PmbA family protein, which produces MISYEVIQKILKRALRQGGDYAEIFVEHTRPTGIILEDNKIEKVISGIDIGAGIRIIFNGKTAYAYTNELSERALIELAETASNVVKQTEKDTTINLIRRNPSVDFTIKRHPQSVGISEKVSVVSKANTLSRKYDNRIRQVTVSYRDVIQKVQIGNSEGLMAEDERIHTLFFINVIASDGDIIQTGYEPVGGLIGFEIFNEHPPEVVAEKASKRAVMMLSAKRAHGGKMPVVISAEAGGTMIHEAIGHGLEADLAQQGLSVFSGKIGKQVASKIITVVDDATLPNKRGSFRFDDEGVEAQRTVLVENGILKGYMYDRLSAMKDGVRPTGNGRRESYKHKPIPRMTNTFIALGTSNPVDIIKSIDKGLFVKKMGGGQVNTVNGDFVFEVNESYLIEYGQIGEPVRGATLTGNGPEILNQIDMVGNDLGFSIGTCGKDGQGVPVSDAMPTIRIPRMVVGGEV
- a CDS encoding 4Fe-4S binding protein encodes the protein MAVGDTRSSNFFDFIVDRDTERCIECLVCIQQCPYDANIH
- a CDS encoding glutamine synthetase family protein, coding for MEKPRDKKDVMELIKKNDVKFVRLWFTDIHGQLKSFAIPVEELEYAFDEGMGFDGSSIKGFARIDESDMIARPDPTTFAILPWRPKEKAVARMFCDIYEPDGSPYKGDPRYILKLNLEKARQKGFTFYLGPELEYFYFKSDKGPETLDEGGYFDYPMDAAEDLRRDTILALESMGIKVEYSHHEVAHSQHEIDLRYEDALTMADIVITHRVAVKEIAKRYNLYATFMPKPIFGQNGSGMHTHQSLFEGDRNAFFDPKDQYFLSDIAKKYIAGQLTHIKEITLVLNQWVNSYKRLVPGYEAPVYICWARRNRSTLVRVPLYKPGKEKATRIELRSPDPACNPYLTFACMLQAGIRGIEKGYELPEPIEMDVYHLSDEERKKYNIDCLPGSLIEAIEYAEKSELLRETLGDHIFEQLIISKKVEWDDYRIRIHPYEIERYLPIL
- a CDS encoding type 1 glutamine amidotransferase, whose product is MSVLIIKNIITEGPGTIEDFLREQGIPFSIIELGSGEIPPPLKGFDTLIVMGGPMGVYEMDRYPHLMVESRIIREAINRNMKILGICLGAQMIAYCLGAEVYPGPEKEIGWYDIEITGDGLKDLPMRKIAIHPMVRDFWRRFKVFHWHSDTFDIPLDAVLLARSELYKNQAFRYRDNVYGFQFHIEVTRDMLLEWFKNSPEIDRIIEETEKIYEEYIGRAMNFYKVFFRRG